A single Vigna radiata var. radiata cultivar VC1973A chromosome 8, Vradiata_ver6, whole genome shotgun sequence DNA region contains:
- the LOC106770050 gene encoding uncharacterized protein LOC106770050, which yields MDMRIGARNKSGYLTGATAKPSIDDPTYDNWVTENKRVKKIDHRKSSSETIVNGVVQMHSSMARLRVHIFLSGLDSDFDQVRGEILRKDPKLDLESTYAYVHREHRQRITMGRPAPTSDSSALLSQVPHSSPVNYTPKHHKDNSSGKPLLCSHCGDSGHSRLVAMKSSAIQHSGTSANASDHMIHYASILKHCFPCSNGGSASITSQGTITLSKTLTLYSVLVVPSLDFNLLSDVQTELYFLEVSEGGTDLHCRASATNTPHSSHSPAWLWHKRLRHLSFDSPPNQNPSPEVSTDFPGTDLVNASHSSQNEAPSLPYILESPDVGSSETHPEPTTEVTSVSIVNSSILTSSNTHNTQIRRSGRQNKGISKPVYEPDSRVKVKYPISSYVSSHRLSESYALTVEQLSIVSIPNSVQEALEDLRWKQAMNIKMEALQKNETWKLTSLPSGKKTIGCKWVYTVKLKADGSIDKYKLIEIGPLKQFDVKNVFLNGDLEKEVYVEVPPGVQLPPSKESVVCKLKKALYGLKQSPRAWFGRLTLAMKKFGYKQSNSDHTLFIKHNKGKVAILIVYVDDMVLTGDDVEEMKLLEKKLAPADTPIEMNHSLAVYPDQIETDKHRYQRFMHSPSEEYMTAVYRILRYLKGSLGKEGNLVTWRSKKQKVVARSNAEAEFRGMTYGICELLWIRSVLADLGIKYEQLMNLYCDNKVAVEIAHNPVQHDRTKHVEVDRHFIKEKLDNQVIQTPHVQSEDQLADILIKVVSGKVFEEVINKLGMIDIHAPT from the exons ATGGACATGCGTATTGGTGCTCGAAACAAATCGGGGTATCTCACTGGCGCAACTGCGAAACCCTCCATTGATGACCCAACCTATGATAATTGGGTTACTGAGAATAAACGGGTGAAAA aaattgatcatcGTAAGTCTTCTTCTGAAACCATCGTGAATGGCGTAGTCCAGATGCATTCTTCCATGGCTCGTTTGCGCGTTCACATCTTTCTTAGCGGCTTGGATTCTGATTTTGACCAAGTTCGTGGAGAGATTCTTCGTAAAGACCCAAAATTGGATCTTGAGAGCACATATGCCTATGTCCATCGTGAACATCGACAACGTATCACTATGGGTCGTCCTGCTCCTACATCGGATTCCTCTGCTCTACTATCTCAGGTTCCTCATTCCTCCCCTGTTAATTATACTCCTAAACACCATAAGGATAATTCTTCTGGAAAACCCTTGTTATGTTCTCATTGTGGTGATTCTGGTCACTCAAGACTCGTTGCTATGAAATCATCGGCTATCCAACATAGTGGGACTTCAGCAAACGCATCAGATCATATGATTCATTATGCTTCtatattaaaacattgtttCCCATGCAGTAATGGTGGTTCTGCCTCCATTACTTCTCAGGGTACCATTACTCTATCAAAAACTCTCACTCTTTATTCTGTTCTTGTCGTTCCTTCTCTTGATTTCAATCTTTTATCT GACGTCCAGACCGAGCTTTACTTCTTAGAAGTCTCTGAGGGTGGTACTGACTTGCATTGCAGAGCATCTGCTACTAACACTCCACATTCTTCCCATTCTCCTGCTTGGCTTTGGCATAAACGACTCAGACACCTTTCCTTTG ACAGTCCACCAAATCAAAATCCTTCTCCTGAAGTCTCCACCGATTTTCCAGGTACAGATCTTGTCAATGCAAGTCATTCTTCACAAAATGAGGCACCAAGTCTACCTTATATACTAGAATCACCTGATGTGGGCAGTTCTGAAACACATCCCGAACCTACTACTGAGGTAACTTCTGTCTCTATTGTAAACTCTTCCATCCTAACTTCTTCTAACACTCACAATACCCAAATCAGAAGATCAGGACGACAAAATAAAGGTATATCAAAACCAGTTTATGAACCAGATTCGAGAGTGAAAGTAAAATACCCTATTAGCAGTTATGTATCATCTCATAGATTATCTGAATCATATGCTCTAACGGTTGAACAATTATCCATTGTATCTATTCCTAATAGTGTGCAGGAAGCATTAGAAGATCTTAGATGGAAGCAAGCAATGAACATAAAGATGGAAGCACTTCAGAAAAATGAAACTTGGAAACTAACTTCTTTACCAAGTGGAAAAAAGACAATTGGGTGCAAATGGGTATACACTGTGAAGTTAAAAGCAGATGGAAGTATTGATAAATACAAG CTAATAGAGATTGGCCCCCTGAAACAATTTGATGTAAAGAATGTCTTcttgaatggtgatttagaaAAGGAGGTCTACGTGGAGGTTCCACCGGGAGTACAGCTACCCCCTTCAAAAGAAAGTGTAGTCTGCAAATTAAAAAAGGCTTTATATGGCCTTAAACAGTCACCCAGGGCATGGTTTGGAAGACTCACGTTAGCAATGAAGAAGTTTGGGTATAAACAAAGTAATTCAGACCATACCTTGTTTATAAAGCATAACAAAGGAAAGGTGGCCATACTTATTGTCTATGTAGATGATATGGTGTTAACAGGAGATGATGTGGAAGAAATGAAATTACTTGAGAAGAAACTGGCT CCAGCCGATACTCCAATTGAAATGAATCATTCTCTTGCTGTATATCCAGACCAGATTGAGACGGATAAACATAGATACCAGAG GTTCATGCATTCTCCTAGTGAAGAATATATGACAGCAGTATACCGTATCCTTAGATACCTCAAAGGTTCACTAGGGAAag AAGGCAACTTAGTCACATGGAGAAGCAAGAAGCAAAAGGTAGTTGCAAGGTCTAATGCTGAAGCTGAATTTAGAGGTATGACATATGGCATTTGTGAATTACTATGGATTAGAAGCGTCCTAGCTGATTTGGGAATCAAATATGAACAACTAATGAACCTTTACTGTGACAACAAGGTTGCGGTAGAAATTGCACATAACCCggttcaacatgatagaaccaAACATGTTGAAGTGGATAGACATTTTATTAAGGAAAAGCTAGATAATCAAGTAATTCAAACTCCACATGTTCAGTCTGAAGATCAACTTGCTGATATACTAATAAAGGTTGTTTCAGGAAAGGTGTTTGAAGAAGTCATTAACAAGTTGGGCATGATTGATATTCATGCACCAACTTAA
- the LOC106771542 gene encoding MATH domain and coiled-coil domain-containing protein At3g58270: MVTELSRSVDFEKFSWKIEDFSKQNIMKLRSKPFKIRGCTWRILVHPLRSDVNHFSVYLMVADSLPPYGWTRHTFFKLVLINQVDNRKTIEKETKQKFNGGYRSWGSFFLNLSDFYNHNKGYLVKNSCIIEAHICVSDLAPNIQVHPNCSPYHDSSSGGQATETSSDRDSISPRTSGSSAAEGETQKGCSSSLTLRELIDLKILAEEEEAFIPLLEEACIWHPNLIQCQKERTRGFRQWAFTSLGQVLHFLKTKRVKDMSEEDIKHLRDLWKELVKSSGFDLAWLKPYVESALGLKAYTEKAKQLKKLKDTVVGLEIKMKRLRGELAAAEGLFEVARRELSEVRRGFNEMDMNSTIGYAMF, from the exons ATGGTGACTGAATTGAGCAGAAGTGTTGATTTCGAGAAGTTCTCATGGAAAATTGAGGATTTCTCTAAACAAAATATCATGAAACTGCGCTCCAAGCCTTTCAAAATCCGTGGCTGTACATG GAGGATCCTTGTGCATCCATTGAGGAGTGATGTCAACCATTTTTCAGTGTATTTGATGGTTGCTGATTCTTTACCTCCGTACGGATGGACCAGACACACCTTTTTCAAGTTGGTTCTGATCAACCAAGTGGACAACagaaaaacaattgaaaaag AGACCAAACAGAAGTTCAATGGAGGATATCGTAGCTGGGGTTCATTTTTCTTGAATCTAAGTGATTTCTACAACCATAACAAAGGATATCTTGTGAAGAACAGCTGCATCATTGAGGCACACATCTGTGTCTCGGATTTAGCACCCAATATTCAGGTTCACCCAAATTGTTCTCCATATCATGACTCTTCATCAGGTGGTCAAGCAACAGAAACATCCTCGGATAGGGACAGCATTAGTCCGAGAACCTCAGGATCTAGTGCAGCAGAAGGGGAAACTCAAAAGGGTTGTTCAAGCAGTTTGACACTGAGAGAACTCATAGATTTGAAGATTttagcagaagaagaagaagcctTCATTCCACTGCTGGAAGAGGCTTGCATATGGCATCCAAACCTTATACAGTGCCAGAAAGAGAGAACTCGCGGGTTCAGACAATGGGCATTCACATCATTAGGCCAAGTTCTTCATTTTCTGAAGACCAAAAGGGTTAAAGATATGAGTGAAGAAGACATAAAGCATCTTCGTGATTTGTGGAAGGAACTTGTGAAATCCTCAGGGTTTGATTTGGCATGGCTGAAACCTTATGTTGAATCAGCATTGGGTTTGAAAGCTTACACGGAAAAAGCAAAGCAGTTGAAGAAACTGAAGGACACTGTGGTTGGTTTGGAGATCAAGATGAAGAGACTGAGAGGGGAACTTGCTGCTGCTGAAGGATTGTTTGAGGTTGCAAGAAGAGAGTTATCAGAAGTAAGAAGAGGTTTCAATGAGATGGATATGAACTCTACAATTGGATATGCTATGTTTTAG